The following are encoded in a window of Armatimonadota bacterium genomic DNA:
- a CDS encoding cupredoxin domain-containing protein: MRTVVILGIALALAAIGPAAGAPKAQKVTVVLNEMSFTPSRVTVTAGTPVELVLVNRGKQKHEFMVYSLPRAGLAGEELEEWAKENTYFKGVEVTVETAGVEIEAEALMEVELAPGRSVTLEFTPQRKGTFEIGCHVEGHYEAGMKGTFVVR, from the coding sequence ATGAGGACGGTCGTGATCCTGGGGATCGCTCTGGCCCTGGCGGCCATCGGCCCCGCGGCGGGAGCCCCCAAGGCCCAGAAGGTCACCGTCGTGCTCAACGAGATGAGCTTCACGCCCTCTCGGGTGACGGTGACCGCGGGCACGCCGGTGGAGCTGGTCCTGGTGAACCGCGGCAAGCAGAAGCACGAGTTCATGGTGTACAGCCTGCCCCGGGCGGGGCTGGCCGGTGAAGAGCTGGAGGAGTGGGCCAAGGAGAACACCTACTTCAAGGGCGTCGAGGTGACCGTGGAGACTGCAGGGGTGGAAATTGAGGCGGAGGCCCTGATGGAGGTGGAGCTGGCGCCGGGGCGGTCGGTGACGCTGGAGTTCACCCCGCAGCGCAAGGGGACGTTCGAGATCGGGTGCCACGTGGAAGGCCACTACGAGGCCGGCATGAAGGGCACCTTTGTCGTCCGATAG